In Phaeobacter gallaeciensis DSM 26640, a genomic segment contains:
- a CDS encoding response regulator transcription factor codes for MAQLKKILLVDDDEDLREALSEQLVMTEDFDVFEAENGQNAMERAKEALYDLVILDVGLPDTDGRELCRLMRKQGVKAPILMLTGHDSDADTILGLDAGANDYVTKPFKFPVLLARIRAQLRQHEQSEDAVFALGPYTFKPAMKLLLTEDERKIRLTEKETNILKFLYRSNEGVVQRDVLLHEVWGYNAGVTTHTLETHIYRLRQKIEPDPSNARILVTESGGYKLAI; via the coding sequence ATGGCCCAACTGAAGAAAATTCTGCTCGTTGATGATGACGAGGATCTGCGCGAAGCCTTGAGCGAACAGTTGGTCATGACTGAGGACTTCGATGTCTTTGAGGCCGAGAATGGTCAGAATGCGATGGAGCGTGCGAAAGAGGCGCTTTACGATCTGGTTATTCTGGATGTTGGCCTACCGGATACGGATGGGCGGGAGCTCTGCCGCCTGATGCGCAAACAGGGCGTGAAGGCACCGATCCTGATGCTGACGGGACACGACAGCGATGCGGACACTATTCTGGGTCTGGATGCGGGCGCGAACGACTATGTCACCAAACCGTTCAAGTTCCCGGTGCTGCTTGCGCGAATCCGCGCCCAGTTGCGCCAGCACGAGCAGTCCGAAGATGCTGTTTTTGCGCTTGGCCCCTATACGTTCAAACCTGCGATGAAGCTGCTGCTGACCGAGGATGAGCGCAAGATTCGTCTGACGGAAAAGGAAACCAACATCCTGAAATTCCTCTACCGCTCTAACGAGGGAGTGGTACAGCGTGATGTGCTGCTGCACGAGGTCTGGGGCTACAATGCAGGTGTCACAACCCACACGCTGGAGACGCATATTTATAGACTTCGCCAAAAAATTGAGCCAGACCCGTCGAATGCACGTATACTGGTGACTGAGTCGGGTGGCTACAAACTGGCGATTTGA
- the ribA gene encoding GTP cyclohydrolase II, which translates to MSLMPTMIDLLARARVDLRMGLPVVLTTPDQAILALAVEPLDTKRLTSLRALGPIVLTVTARRAETLKARVYDGDIARITVPSSADLSWIQAVSDPADDLRTPMKGPLRSDRDGDVELHRLAIALTKSARLLPAAVICPLEHPAQFAQSHGLTTLPLAAVAPLMVESSPLHPVAAARLPIAAAEAGRLHIFRPEDGAEEHYAIEIGKPDRSQPVLARLHSACFTGDVLGSLKCDCGPQLHGALAQMGAEGQGVLLYLNQEGRGIGLANKMRAYSLQDQGFDTVEANHRLGFEDDERDFRLGSAILKELGFSSVRLLTNNPNKISMMEKTGITVAERVPLKVGETAFNRGYLATKAAKSGHML; encoded by the coding sequence ATGAGTCTGATGCCTACGATGATCGACCTTCTGGCCCGCGCGCGGGTGGATTTGCGGATGGGGTTGCCGGTGGTTCTGACCACACCGGATCAGGCTATTCTTGCCCTCGCAGTGGAGCCTTTGGATACGAAACGTCTTACCAGCTTGCGCGCGCTTGGTCCCATTGTGCTAACGGTGACAGCGCGGCGCGCCGAAACACTGAAGGCACGTGTCTATGATGGGGATATCGCCCGCATTACCGTTCCATCATCTGCTGATCTTAGCTGGATTCAAGCAGTTTCAGATCCGGCCGATGACCTTCGCACCCCTATGAAGGGGCCTCTACGGAGCGATAGGGACGGTGACGTGGAACTCCACCGACTGGCCATTGCTTTGACGAAATCAGCCCGTCTCTTACCCGCGGCAGTTATCTGCCCGCTGGAGCATCCAGCGCAATTCGCCCAAAGCCACGGGTTGACGACATTGCCGCTGGCCGCAGTTGCTCCGCTGATGGTCGAAAGCTCTCCGCTCCACCCTGTCGCCGCCGCCCGCCTGCCGATTGCCGCTGCCGAGGCTGGCCGACTGCATATCTTCCGCCCGGAGGATGGCGCAGAAGAACACTACGCCATCGAGATCGGCAAACCTGACCGCAGCCAGCCAGTTCTGGCCCGGCTGCATTCGGCTTGTTTTACCGGCGATGTTCTGGGGTCGCTGAAATGCGACTGCGGTCCACAGCTTCATGGGGCACTGGCGCAAATGGGCGCCGAGGGCCAGGGTGTTTTGCTCTACCTGAACCAGGAAGGGCGTGGGATTGGTCTGGCCAACAAGATGCGCGCCTATTCCCTGCAGGATCAGGGGTTTGACACTGTTGAAGCCAACCACAGGCTGGGGTTCGAGGACGATGAACGGGATTTTCGTCTGGGCTCTGCCATCCTCAAGGAGTTGGGGTTTTCATCGGTGCGACTTCTGACAAATAACCCGAACAAAATTTCTATGATGGAGAAAACCGGCATTACCGTTGCGGAACGGGTTCCGCTTAAGGTTGGAGAGACCGCATTCAACCGAGGTTACCTCGCAACCAAAGCCGCCAAGTCAGGTCACATGCTGTGA
- a CDS encoding L,D-transpeptidase family protein, translating to MVLTRQGLRFAGRLLPCTIGRGGLTRNKAEGDGATPIGCHEIVGMLYRPDRMTPPVDWAEPIGPGDLWSDASGAIDYNHHVRAPYAGSHEALRRADPLYDLILVTDWNWPDAEPGRGSAIFLHQWRRPGYPTEGCIAFSRKNLHWLAGQIALRTRLIVPPLALAQ from the coding sequence ATGGTGCTCACACGGCAGGGGCTGCGCTTTGCCGGGCGCCTCCTGCCCTGCACGATTGGGCGCGGCGGGCTGACCCGCAACAAAGCGGAGGGCGACGGGGCGACGCCTATCGGCTGCCATGAGATCGTCGGAATGCTCTACCGACCTGACCGCATGACCCCGCCGGTAGACTGGGCGGAACCGATTGGGCCCGGTGATCTGTGGTCCGACGCTTCCGGTGCGATTGACTACAACCACCACGTCCGCGCGCCATACGCTGGCAGCCATGAAGCTCTGAGGCGGGCTGATCCGCTGTATGACCTGATCTTGGTGACGGATTGGAACTGGCCAGACGCTGAACCGGGACGCGGATCGGCGATTTTTCTGCATCAATGGCGCCGCCCCGGATACCCAACGGAGGGATGTATCGCCTTCTCACGAAAAAACCTGCACTGGCTGGCCGGACAGATTGCCCTCCGAACGCGCCTTATTGTGCCGCCGCTGGCGCTGGCACAGTGA
- a CDS encoding YggS family pyridoxal phosphate-dependent enzyme, producing the protein MSLQDIQSRIRSAEEKAGRPQGSAQLIAVSKVQPNERVEAVLEQGHRCFGENRVQEAAGKWPDFSTRYSGLDLHLIGPLQTNKARQAMELFQNIHTVDRPKLAKTLARLAQELGHCPNLFVQVNTGEEPQKAGIPPREADAFIRECQDMDLIIEGLMCIPPADEEPSLHFSLLGKIAARNGLTGLSMGMSGDFETAVALGATHVRVGSAIFGARAYEI; encoded by the coding sequence ATGTCGCTTCAAGACATTCAATCCCGCATTCGTTCCGCCGAAGAAAAAGCGGGTCGCCCGCAAGGCTCTGCACAGCTGATCGCAGTCTCCAAAGTTCAGCCAAACGAACGGGTTGAAGCGGTTCTGGAGCAGGGGCATCGCTGTTTCGGCGAGAATCGCGTGCAGGAGGCCGCGGGAAAGTGGCCGGATTTTTCGACCCGCTATTCAGGTCTTGATCTGCACCTGATTGGTCCACTGCAAACCAACAAGGCGCGGCAGGCGATGGAACTGTTTCAGAACATTCACACCGTGGATCGCCCGAAGCTGGCAAAGACCCTTGCCCGACTGGCGCAGGAGTTGGGTCACTGCCCCAATTTGTTTGTTCAGGTGAACACTGGCGAAGAGCCGCAAAAGGCGGGTATTCCCCCGCGCGAGGCGGACGCCTTTATCCGCGAGTGTCAGGACATGGATCTCATCATTGAAGGTCTGATGTGTATTCCACCCGCGGATGAAGAGCCGAGCCTGCATTTTTCCCTATTGGGTAAAATTGCGGCCCGAAACGGTCTGACTGGTTTGTCGATGGGCATGAGCGGTGATTTCGAAACTGCCGTGGCTCTGGGCGCGACTCATGTTCGGGTTGGATCCGCTATTTTCGGGGCCCGTGCCTACGAAATCTAG
- a CDS encoding porin gives MKKILFASTALVATAGVAAADVSFGGYGRFGVGYVEDRTVGGTSDTVIVSRFRMNIDASAETDAGVKFSARVRMQADEDAASGEANAAGLNGARFSVEYGGLRVDVGNVAGAIDNLPNYYGNEPGLENFMGQYSGADYDFIGYSSGGAGVNGVYARYAVGDFAVAAAYDQAANGADGDRFDIHAAYTFGNITAALAYGETDNGAGSDYDMTVLTLGGSWGAFSGTLIVGDESVAAVNESDTFYGISAAYDVSSATTLTFAYGDGSGDGDTRNIGLGVIHDLGGGVSLRGGIGESKTGNADGQMRADFGAQFSF, from the coding sequence ATGAAAAAGATTCTCTTCGCTTCGACTGCGCTGGTCGCCACCGCTGGTGTTGCAGCAGCAGACGTTTCGTTCGGTGGCTACGGCCGCTTTGGTGTTGGTTACGTTGAAGACCGCACAGTTGGTGGCACTTCCGACACTGTGATCGTCAGCCGCTTCCGTATGAACATCGACGCATCCGCTGAAACCGACGCAGGCGTGAAATTCTCCGCTCGCGTTCGTATGCAGGCTGACGAAGATGCCGCTTCCGGCGAAGCAAACGCAGCTGGCCTGAACGGCGCGCGTTTCTCGGTTGAGTACGGCGGTCTGCGTGTTGACGTAGGCAACGTTGCTGGCGCAATCGACAACCTGCCCAACTACTACGGCAACGAGCCGGGCCTGGAAAACTTTATGGGCCAGTACTCCGGTGCTGACTATGACTTCATCGGTTACTCCTCCGGTGGCGCAGGCGTAAACGGCGTATACGCACGTTACGCTGTTGGTGACTTCGCTGTTGCAGCTGCTTACGACCAGGCAGCAAACGGCGCAGACGGCGACCGTTTCGACATCCACGCTGCTTACACCTTTGGCAACATCACTGCCGCTCTGGCATATGGTGAGACCGACAACGGTGCAGGTTCCGACTACGACATGACCGTCCTGACTCTCGGCGGTTCCTGGGGTGCATTCTCCGGTACCCTGATTGTTGGTGACGAATCTGTTGCAGCAGTCAACGAATCCGACACCTTCTACGGTATCTCCGCTGCTTACGACGTAAGCTCCGCAACCACCCTGACCTTCGCTTACGGCGACGGCTCCGGCGACGGCGACACCCGCAACATCGGTCTGGGCGTGATCCACGACCTGGGCGGCGGCGTCTCCCTGCGTGGCGGTATCGGCGAAAGCAAAACCGGCAACGCCGACGGCCAGATGCGTGCCGACTTCGGTGCTCAGTTCAGCTTCTAA
- a CDS encoding DUF3576 domain-containing protein → MRWLTNLGLISLLAVTASCGAFGGKNRGGPSTYNDNVIGGNPRNPENIEGTTIWDAFKPTKAEQIVQVNRYLWTATLDVLDFLPLQTVEPYTGVIVTGYGTPPGGGRAYRATVHIKDPALDARSLNVSLQTRNGPVSASTARAIEDAILSRARQLRIADRKL, encoded by the coding sequence ATGCGCTGGCTCACGAATCTAGGACTCATCTCGCTTCTGGCTGTCACGGCCAGCTGTGGCGCATTCGGCGGTAAGAACCGCGGCGGCCCGTCGACCTATAATGACAACGTCATTGGCGGTAATCCACGCAATCCTGAAAACATCGAAGGCACGACCATCTGGGACGCGTTCAAACCGACCAAGGCGGAGCAGATCGTTCAGGTCAACCGCTACCTTTGGACGGCAACGCTGGATGTGCTGGATTTCTTGCCGTTGCAAACCGTTGAACCCTACACCGGGGTCATCGTAACCGGCTATGGCACACCTCCCGGTGGCGGGCGCGCCTATCGCGCCACGGTTCATATCAAGGACCCCGCTCTGGATGCCCGCTCGCTGAATGTATCGCTGCAGACCCGCAACGGTCCCGTCAGCGCCAGCACAGCACGCGCGATTGAGGATGCGATTCTCTCCCGGGCGCGGCAGCTTCGGATTGCTGATCGCAAACTCTGA
- the leuS gene encoding leucine--tRNA ligase: MPRYVAPEIEARWQDAWEKAGIFQAKRSVDKPKYYVLEMFPYPSGKLHMGHVRNYTMGDVIARYKLSTGHSVLHPMGFDAFGMPAENAAMASGGHPKDWTYANIDTMVEQMKPLGLSLDWSRMFATCDESYYGQQQALFLDFLEKGLVYRKNAVVNWDPVDMTVLANEQVEGGRGWRSGALVERRELTQWFFKISDYSDELLTALDTLENWPAKVRLMQENWIGKSRGLQFSFTRTDGGDPIEVYTTRPDTLNGASFVGISPDHPIAKTLEAESAVVAAFVAECRKGGTTEEAIETAEKLGYDTGIRVKHPLNPDWELPVWIANFILMDYGTGAIFACPAHDQRDYEFATKYDLPIIPVFENPEDDSPLTEAYVPTKAEKVRYIKGFAGNNEQTGEDAVNAAVDKAEAEDWGEGVTKFRLRDWGLSRQRYWGCPIPVVHCPDCGVVPEKKENLPIALPYDEDGKPIDFSVPGNPLDRHPSWRNCACPACGKPAQRETDTMDTFVDSSWYFARFTAPDADTPTRMEDAEYWMNVDQYIGGVEHAILHLLYSRFFARAMQICGHLPEKAIEPFDALFTQGMVTHAIYENAERRTENDRPIYHYPEEVEDRDGATVVKETGEAVKVIPSAKMSKSKNNVVDPLHIISSYGADTARWFVLSDSPPERDVEWTASGAEAAHKHLNRVWNLCDRIGEMDPGASGNGDEDLLREMHKAIRDVTLSIETFGFNAAIAKLYGFTNTLAKSKAGAAAQKQAIMTLAQLMSPMTPHLAEDIWNHQGGEGLCATAPWPVADDSMLVEDSVTLPIQINGKRRGEITVAKDLAKDEVEKLALAHEAVQKALNGSAPKKVIVVPGRIVNVVA; the protein is encoded by the coding sequence ATGCCCCGTTATGTTGCCCCGGAAATCGAAGCGCGCTGGCAAGATGCCTGGGAGAAGGCCGGGATTTTTCAGGCAAAACGCTCCGTCGACAAGCCGAAGTACTATGTGCTGGAGATGTTCCCCTACCCGTCGGGCAAGCTGCATATGGGGCATGTGCGCAACTACACGATGGGCGATGTAATCGCGCGCTACAAGCTCTCAACCGGGCATAGTGTTCTGCACCCGATGGGGTTTGATGCCTTTGGTATGCCCGCTGAAAACGCCGCGATGGCGAGCGGCGGCCACCCCAAGGACTGGACCTACGCGAATATCGACACGATGGTCGAGCAGATGAAACCGCTTGGGCTGTCGCTGGACTGGTCACGGATGTTCGCCACTTGTGACGAATCGTATTACGGCCAGCAACAGGCACTGTTCCTCGACTTCCTTGAAAAGGGTCTGGTCTACCGCAAGAACGCTGTGGTGAACTGGGATCCGGTCGACATGACCGTGCTGGCAAACGAACAGGTCGAAGGCGGTCGCGGCTGGCGCTCCGGCGCGCTTGTCGAACGGCGCGAGCTGACGCAATGGTTTTTCAAAATCTCCGACTATTCGGATGAACTGCTGACAGCACTGGACACGCTGGAGAACTGGCCCGCCAAGGTGCGCCTGATGCAGGAAAACTGGATTGGCAAATCCCGCGGCCTCCAGTTCAGCTTCACGCGCACCGACGGTGGTGACCCGATTGAGGTTTATACGACCCGTCCCGACACGCTGAACGGTGCGTCCTTTGTCGGCATCTCGCCCGACCATCCGATTGCCAAGACGCTGGAAGCCGAATCCGCTGTGGTAGCAGCCTTTGTTGCCGAGTGCCGCAAAGGTGGCACCACGGAAGAAGCCATCGAAACCGCTGAAAAGCTCGGCTATGACACTGGCATCCGTGTCAAACACCCGCTGAACCCGGACTGGGAGCTACCGGTCTGGATCGCGAACTTTATTCTGATGGATTACGGCACCGGCGCAATCTTTGCCTGCCCGGCCCATGATCAGCGCGACTATGAGTTCGCGACCAAATACGATCTGCCCATCATCCCGGTGTTTGAGAACCCTGAGGACGACAGCCCTCTGACGGAGGCCTATGTCCCGACCAAAGCGGAGAAAGTACGTTATATCAAGGGGTTCGCGGGCAATAACGAACAAACCGGCGAAGACGCGGTAAATGCCGCCGTCGACAAGGCCGAAGCGGAAGACTGGGGCGAAGGTGTGACCAAATTCCGCCTACGCGACTGGGGTCTGTCACGCCAGCGCTATTGGGGTTGCCCGATTCCGGTGGTGCATTGCCCGGATTGCGGCGTGGTGCCCGAGAAGAAAGAAAACCTGCCCATCGCGCTGCCCTATGACGAAGACGGAAAACCGATTGACTTCTCCGTTCCCGGCAACCCTTTGGATCGTCATCCCAGCTGGCGCAACTGCGCTTGCCCCGCCTGTGGCAAGCCTGCACAGCGCGAAACCGACACGATGGACACATTCGTCGATTCGTCATGGTATTTCGCCCGTTTCACTGCGCCGGACGCGGACACTCCGACCCGGATGGAAGACGCTGAATACTGGATGAACGTCGATCAGTATATCGGCGGTGTCGAGCATGCGATTCTACACCTGCTCTATTCGCGCTTCTTTGCCCGTGCGATGCAGATCTGTGGCCACCTGCCGGAGAAGGCCATAGAGCCGTTTGATGCACTGTTCACCCAAGGCATGGTAACCCACGCGATCTATGAGAATGCAGAGCGCCGCACCGAAAACGACCGTCCGATCTATCACTACCCTGAGGAGGTCGAAGACCGGGACGGCGCGACCGTGGTCAAGGAAACCGGTGAAGCGGTCAAAGTCATTCCCTCGGCCAAAATGTCGAAGTCGAAAAACAACGTCGTCGATCCGCTGCATATCATTTCATCCTATGGCGCGGACACCGCGCGCTGGTTTGTGCTCTCCGATTCGCCGCCGGAACGCGATGTTGAATGGACAGCCTCCGGGGCTGAGGCTGCGCATAAGCACCTGAACCGCGTCTGGAACCTCTGTGATCGCATTGGTGAGATGGACCCCGGCGCCAGCGGCAACGGTGATGAGGATCTGCTGCGTGAAATGCACAAGGCGATCCGCGATGTCACCCTCAGCATCGAAACCTTTGGTTTCAATGCCGCAATTGCCAAGCTCTACGGCTTTACCAATACGCTGGCGAAATCGAAGGCAGGCGCCGCTGCTCAGAAACAGGCAATCATGACGCTGGCGCAGCTGATGTCGCCCATGACACCGCATCTTGCGGAGGACATCTGGAATCATCAAGGCGGCGAAGGCCTCTGCGCGACAGCCCCCTGGCCGGTGGCGGATGACTCGATGCTGGTCGAGGACAGCGTTACCCTGCCGATCCAAATCAACGGCAAACGCCGGGGCGAAATCACCGTGGCCAAGGATCTGGCCAAGGATGAGGTTGAAAAACTCGCCCTCGCACACGAAGCTGTGCAAAAGGCGCTGAATGGCAGCGCCCCCAAAAAGGTGATCGTTGTGCCGGGTCGGATTGTGAATGTCGTGGCTTAA
- the lptE gene encoding LPS assembly lipoprotein LptE: MSWLNLKYPAALAAAFLVAACGFTPVYAPGGTGSALYGVVTVQAPETIGATDDTDAYFLVQNLETRLGRGGGSDYALDLKLRTQSEGQAITADNEITRYSIVGQAAYVLTRQSDGVIVASGDVENFTGYSATGTTVETLAGERDAHRRLMVILADQITTELLSTADLALSSGEQPPAATK; the protein is encoded by the coding sequence ATGTCGTGGCTTAACCTGAAATATCCAGCCGCATTGGCTGCTGCCTTTCTGGTGGCGGCTTGCGGCTTCACTCCTGTCTATGCCCCGGGGGGCACCGGATCGGCGCTCTATGGTGTGGTGACGGTTCAGGCCCCGGAAACGATCGGGGCGACCGATGATACCGATGCCTATTTTCTGGTTCAGAACCTTGAAACACGGCTGGGTCGCGGGGGTGGTTCTGACTATGCCCTGGATCTGAAGCTGCGCACCCAAAGCGAAGGGCAGGCCATTACCGCCGACAATGAAATCACGCGCTATTCGATCGTCGGGCAGGCCGCCTATGTGCTGACCCGGCAATCCGACGGTGTCATTGTCGCCAGTGGCGATGTGGAGAATTTCACCGGGTATTCCGCCACAGGGACCACCGTTGAAACGCTCGCCGGGGAACGTGATGCCCATCGACGCCTTATGGTTATCCTCGCAGATCAAATCACCACTGAACTGCTGAGCACTGCGGACCTTGCTCTCTCCAGCGGCGAACAGCCTCCGGCTGCCACCAAATGA
- the holA gene encoding DNA polymerase III subunit delta, with protein MKLSPREADGYFAKPDPGKTGLLIYGTDAMRVSLKRQQMLAALLGPTAEEEMRLTRMPAADLRKDPALLMDAMKAVGFFPGIRAVFVEDANDTAAPAVIAALEAWQQGDAQVIVTAGQLKATSKLRKTFEGHRNAYATGIYDDPPSRGEIERILGDARIRDVPGDSMSALVDIANDIGPGDFSRMVEKLALYKYEDSTPLTLDDIQAIAPQSTEAAVDDMLNIVAEGRGAEIGPLMGRLQAQGTNAVTLCIGATRHFRTLYTIASDPGGPAQGIGRLRPPAYGKRRDRLLRQAQSWGAFKLETALTLLTDTDLQLRSAGQTAPALALMERALIQLARLSRVG; from the coding sequence ATGAAACTGAGCCCGCGCGAGGCGGATGGATACTTCGCCAAACCGGATCCGGGCAAAACGGGCCTGCTAATCTACGGTACCGACGCCATGCGCGTCTCGCTGAAACGTCAGCAAATGCTGGCGGCGCTGCTTGGCCCCACAGCCGAAGAAGAGATGCGCCTGACCCGGATGCCCGCAGCGGATCTGCGCAAGGACCCGGCATTACTGATGGATGCGATGAAGGCGGTTGGTTTTTTCCCCGGCATCCGTGCGGTGTTTGTCGAAGATGCCAATGATACCGCAGCCCCTGCCGTGATCGCCGCGCTTGAGGCCTGGCAGCAAGGCGATGCGCAAGTCATCGTGACAGCCGGGCAATTGAAAGCCACCTCGAAACTGCGAAAGACGTTTGAGGGGCACCGCAACGCCTATGCAACCGGTATCTATGACGATCCTCCGTCACGCGGTGAAATCGAGCGTATTCTGGGCGACGCCCGTATTCGCGATGTACCGGGGGACAGCATGTCGGCACTGGTCGATATCGCCAACGACATCGGCCCCGGTGATTTCTCTCGCATGGTGGAGAAACTGGCACTGTACAAATACGAGGACAGCACCCCGCTGACCCTTGACGATATTCAGGCCATCGCCCCGCAATCGACCGAAGCGGCAGTCGACGACATGCTCAATATCGTGGCCGAGGGACGCGGCGCCGAAATCGGCCCGCTGATGGGGCGTTTGCAGGCGCAGGGCACCAATGCGGTGACCCTCTGCATCGGAGCGACCCGTCATTTTCGGACGCTTTACACCATTGCCTCTGATCCCGGCGGCCCGGCGCAGGGTATTGGGCGGCTACGCCCGCCGGCCTACGGCAAACGCCGTGACAGGCTGCTGCGGCAGGCCCAAAGCTGGGGTGCGTTCAAGCTTGAAACCGCGCTCACCTTGCTGACGGATACCGATCTGCAATTGCGTTCAGCAGGGCAGACAGCCCCCGCACTGGCGTTGATGGAACGGGCGTTGATCCAGCTGGCCCGCCTCAGCCGGGTCGGCTGA
- a CDS encoding glutathione S-transferase family protein: MYTVIGKQLTRSYRVLWALEELGQPYELNPASPQSEDVFALNASGKVPVFKDGEEVITDSTAIITYLADKHGQLTAPAGTIARAKQDAMTNRLLDELDAVLWTGARHSFILPEDKRVPEVKDSLKWEFSRNLAQLEKSMVGPFLMGEEFTIPDIICTHCLNWAYSAKFPIKSEAMLAYSKRMRARPAFQAVAASVT; this comes from the coding sequence ATGTACACCGTTATCGGCAAGCAGCTGACGCGCAGCTACCGCGTTCTTTGGGCGCTTGAGGAGCTGGGCCAACCCTATGAATTGAACCCCGCCTCGCCACAGAGCGAAGATGTCTTCGCCCTCAACGCTTCAGGGAAGGTGCCTGTGTTCAAGGATGGTGAGGAGGTGATCACCGATTCGACCGCCATCATCACCTATCTTGCGGATAAACACGGCCAACTGACCGCCCCTGCTGGCACCATCGCCCGCGCAAAACAGGACGCGATGACGAATCGACTGCTCGATGAGCTGGACGCAGTGTTGTGGACTGGCGCACGCCACAGTTTTATCCTGCCCGAAGATAAGCGCGTGCCCGAGGTGAAAGACAGCCTGAAATGGGAGTTTTCCCGCAATCTGGCACAGCTGGAGAAAAGCATGGTCGGCCCATTTCTGATGGGGGAAGAGTTCACCATTCCCGACATCATCTGCACCCATTGCCTGAACTGGGCCTATAGCGCCAAATTCCCGATCAAAAGCGAGGCAATGCTGGCCTATAGCAAACGGATGCGCGCGCGCCCCGCGTTTCAGGCGGTTGCGGCGTCGGTCACATAG
- a CDS encoding TIGR03862 family flavoprotein, which yields MTHQPDSWDAVVVGAGPAGLRAAEELGAAGRRVLVVDAKPSVARKFLMAGKSGLNLTKDEAREILLSHYGEAADWLAPMIADCDAAEVMAWATGLGSTLFTGTTGRVFPRGMKASPLLRAWLARLDGYDVERRTRWRWQSWSGDALQFETPDGPRTIRAGATVLAMGGASWARLGSDGAWAATLAGEDVPLAPFQPANAGLLVGWSDHMAPQFGAPLKGIALHAGSIRSRGEAVISERGLEGGGIYSVCAAVREGAELYMDLLPDLSQEQVAARLARPRGKSSFSTHLRKVTKLTPPRLAILQEFARPLPAEPAALAKLLKTVPIRHQGLRPLDEAISTAGGVLAEAVDSGLMLHRRPGVFCAGEMLDWEAPTGGYLLTACLATGRWAGRSAVRYLTGDYVTDAATA from the coding sequence TTGACACATCAACCGGACAGCTGGGACGCAGTGGTCGTGGGCGCCGGACCTGCTGGTTTGCGGGCAGCTGAAGAACTGGGGGCGGCGGGTCGTCGCGTGCTGGTTGTTGATGCGAAGCCGTCCGTTGCACGAAAATTCCTGATGGCTGGGAAATCCGGTCTGAACCTGACGAAGGATGAGGCGCGCGAGATTCTGCTTAGCCACTATGGCGAGGCTGCGGACTGGCTGGCGCCGATGATTGCAGATTGCGACGCGGCAGAGGTGATGGCTTGGGCGACAGGACTGGGCAGCACCCTGTTCACGGGCACCACGGGACGTGTTTTCCCCCGCGGAATGAAGGCTTCGCCGCTGTTGCGGGCATGGTTGGCCCGTCTGGATGGCTACGATGTTGAACGGCGCACCCGCTGGCGCTGGCAGAGCTGGAGCGGCGATGCCTTGCAGTTTGAAACCCCGGATGGTCCCCGTACGATCAGAGCGGGAGCAACAGTGTTGGCAATGGGCGGCGCCAGCTGGGCGCGGCTCGGCTCTGACGGGGCATGGGCTGCAACTCTGGCAGGGGAGGATGTGCCGCTGGCGCCCTTTCAACCCGCGAATGCAGGGCTACTGGTCGGCTGGTCGGATCATATGGCACCACAATTTGGAGCACCGTTGAAGGGGATCGCGCTGCACGCGGGATCAATCCGGTCGCGGGGCGAGGCGGTGATCTCTGAGCGCGGACTTGAAGGCGGCGGCATCTATTCTGTCTGTGCTGCAGTGCGTGAGGGGGCGGAGCTATATATGGATCTGTTACCGGATCTGTCGCAGGAGCAGGTTGCCGCGCGTCTGGCACGCCCACGGGGGAAATCCAGCTTCTCGACCCATCTGCGAAAGGTGACAAAATTGACACCTCCACGACTGGCGATCCTACAGGAATTTGCCCGTCCGCTTCCGGCTGAACCTGCGGCACTGGCCAAGCTGCTGAAGACAGTGCCGATCCGGCATCAGGGGCTGCGGCCGCTGGACGAAGCGATTTCCACCGCCGGAGGTGTCTTGGCAGAGGCGGTTGATAGCGGATTGATGCTGCACAGGCGCCCCGGCGTATTCTGCGCGGGAGAAATGCTGGACTGGGAAGCGCCGACCGGTGGATATTTGCTGACCGCATGCCTTGCGACAGGGCGTTGGGCGGGGCGATCAGCAGTCCGATATCTGACGGGTGACTATGTGACCGACGCCGCAACCGCCTGA
- a CDS encoding HNH endonuclease family protein, whose translation MSPSANVDPICPLCQRPIPKEVAQSLHHLIPKLKGGKGGPTVLLHHICHKEIHAALSEAELARSFDTIEALRQHPRLAKFIAWVQKRPPSFQSRVPGGRRKR comes from the coding sequence ATGTCACCGTCTGCCAATGTCGATCCGATATGCCCGCTGTGTCAGCGGCCAATCCCTAAGGAGGTCGCCCAAAGCCTGCATCACCTGATCCCCAAACTGAAGGGCGGCAAAGGCGGACCGACGGTGCTACTGCACCATATCTGTCACAAAGAAATTCACGCGGCCCTCAGCGAGGCGGAACTGGCGCGGTCTTTCGATACGATTGAAGCTCTGCGCCAGCACCCGAGGCTGGCAAAATTCATTGCCTGGGTGCAGAAACGCCCGCCCTCCTTCCAGTCGCGCGTACCAGGTGGTCGGCGCAAACGCTGA